The proteins below come from a single Oxobacter pfennigii genomic window:
- a CDS encoding rod shape-determining protein, whose amino-acid sequence MWTNFFSKEMGIDLGTANTLIYAKGKGIVLREPSVVAVKSDSSKEVLAVGDEAKLMIGRTPENINTIRPLKDGVIADFDATQAMLKYFIKKVAGKYSMKSPKIVVCYPSGVTQVERNAIEEATYRAGAKKVYLIPEPVAAAIGAGLPVAEATGSLVVDIGGGTTDIALLSLGNIVASRSLRMAGDELDQSIISYIRREYNLMVGERTAEFIKTEVASALLPETEILLEIRGRDLITGLPKSVTISSLQVYEAIKETINTIVNAVKSVLEETPPELSADVIDRGIILTGGGALLKDLDKLLMSEAKVPVKVADNPLDCVVYGAGKFLDNIGNPSIMNSLLITGK is encoded by the coding sequence ATGTGGACAAACTTTTTTTCAAAAGAAATGGGAATAGATTTAGGTACTGCAAATACCCTTATATATGCCAAGGGTAAAGGTATTGTTCTACGAGAGCCATCCGTTGTTGCAGTTAAGAGCGATTCATCTAAGGAAGTTTTGGCAGTTGGCGATGAAGCCAAGCTTATGATAGGAAGGACACCGGAAAATATAAATACCATAAGGCCTTTAAAGGACGGGGTTATAGCCGATTTTGACGCTACCCAGGCCATGCTGAAGTATTTCATTAAAAAGGTGGCAGGCAAATATTCCATGAAAAGCCCTAAGATAGTTGTGTGCTACCCATCGGGCGTCACCCAGGTGGAGAGAAATGCAATTGAAGAAGCCACCTACAGGGCGGGAGCAAAAAAAGTTTATCTTATCCCCGAGCCTGTTGCAGCGGCCATCGGTGCCGGACTTCCTGTTGCGGAAGCTACAGGAAGCTTGGTTGTGGATATAGGCGGCGGTACCACGGATATCGCGCTTTTATCCCTGGGAAACATTGTAGCCAGCCGTTCTTTAAGGATGGCAGGAGACGAACTTGACCAATCCATAATTTCATACATAAGGCGGGAATATAACCTGATGGTAGGAGAAAGAACGGCGGAATTCATAAAGACAGAAGTGGCTTCGGCTCTTTTGCCGGAAACCGAGATATTACTTGAAATACGCGGGCGGGACCTTATTACCGGCCTTCCCAAATCGGTGACTATTTCCTCTCTTCAGGTTTATGAAGCCATTAAAGAGACCATAAACACAATCGTAAATGCGGTAAAATCCGTACTGGAAGAAACTCCGCCGGAATTATCGGCAGATGTAATAGACAGGGGAATTATTCTGACAGGCGGCGGAGCGCTGCTTAAGGATTTGGATAAACTGCTCATGAGTGAAGCCAAAGTCCCCGTTAAAGTTGCTGACAATCCCTTAGATTGCGTTGTATACGGCGCGGGAAAATTTCTTGATAACATAGGAAATCCCAGCATTATGAATTCGCTGCTTATAACCGGCAAGTAA
- a CDS encoding uroporphyrinogen decarboxylase family protein — MTDALNLAQERTRLFQDLKRGFIPKRVPISVGYGKEFCLLYAGHDLLEGQWNSAFWESAFDKVCQEFISDTLPVSSFRFPAAFQILESKQFVMSSSGFMQHPEVIGMEPEEYDELIKAPYDFIVSKVLPRVFAALDTDPTTRSIVFAKAMKSFLDDFAVYGGITGKLRQKYGYAISSPLSGGFTLAPLDIIADWARGFTGIVTDIRRFPEKVEAACEAVVPIALKMGIPPKPSIDGTTFIPLHMGPFMREKDFAKFYWPTFKKVVQALADSGQGVSIFVEQNWMRFIDYLYELPENTQMKFEYGDPKLVKDKLGKKHILSGFYPVTLLKTGTKEQCIDKAKELIDILAPGGRYWFDFDKSVLVPENVNLENLKAVLQYVYENTNYSDYKENTYEEQKPGVLPSREFAGHKYYKTWNEYRETHPEVTGKAEKFAAPVLQSYEETIFRFITSAL, encoded by the coding sequence ATGACAGATGCATTAAATCTTGCTCAGGAAAGAACCCGTCTTTTTCAGGACTTGAAAAGAGGTTTCATTCCTAAAAGAGTGCCTATCTCCGTAGGATATGGCAAAGAATTCTGCCTTTTGTATGCAGGGCATGACTTACTGGAAGGGCAGTGGAATTCAGCTTTCTGGGAGTCGGCTTTCGATAAGGTTTGCCAGGAATTCATATCCGATACCCTTCCTGTAAGTTCCTTCAGATTCCCTGCGGCATTTCAGATTTTAGAGTCAAAGCAGTTTGTTATGAGTTCCAGCGGTTTTATGCAGCATCCCGAGGTAATTGGCATGGAGCCGGAAGAATATGATGAGCTTATCAAAGCTCCCTATGATTTTATAGTGAGCAAAGTACTTCCCCGAGTTTTTGCAGCATTAGACACAGACCCGACCACAAGATCCATCGTCTTCGCAAAAGCTATGAAATCCTTCCTTGATGATTTTGCTGTTTATGGAGGAATTACAGGCAAGCTCAGGCAAAAATATGGTTATGCAATAAGTTCACCTTTATCCGGGGGATTCACACTGGCACCCTTGGATATTATTGCCGACTGGGCAAGGGGCTTTACGGGAATTGTTACCGATATAAGGCGTTTCCCCGAAAAAGTGGAGGCAGCCTGCGAAGCAGTAGTTCCTATAGCCCTAAAAATGGGTATACCACCCAAGCCCTCAATTGACGGCACTACATTCATTCCTTTACATATGGGACCTTTCATGAGAGAAAAAGATTTCGCAAAATTTTATTGGCCTACATTTAAAAAGGTTGTCCAGGCACTGGCTGATTCCGGTCAGGGTGTGTCCATTTTTGTGGAGCAAAACTGGATGAGGTTTATAGATTATCTTTATGAATTGCCGGAAAATACACAGATGAAATTTGAATACGGTGACCCTAAGCTTGTAAAAGACAAGCTGGGAAAGAAGCACATACTTTCCGGATTCTATCCCGTAACTTTATTAAAAACCGGCACAAAAGAGCAGTGTATTGACAAGGCAAAAGAGCTTATAGATATATTGGCACCCGGCGGAAGGTACTGGTTCGACTTTGACAAGAGCGTCCTTGTTCCGGAAAACGTCAACCTGGAAAACCTTAAGGCAGTTCTCCAGTATGTTTATGAGAATACAAATTATTCCGACTACAAGGAAAACACCTATGAAGAACAGAAACCGGGAGTATTGCCATCAAGGGAATTTGCAGGGCATAAATACTACAAGACCTGGAATGAATACAGGGAAACTCACCCCGAAGTTACCGGAAAAGCTGAAAAATTTGCCGCTCCTGTGCTTCAAAGCTATGAAGAAACAATATTCAGATTCATAACCAGCGCACTGTAA